ATtgataaactaaaaaaacaaaaaaaaacaaaaaaaaacattgataaACTATTATGCATTACAAAATGACAATGAATACAATACAAACATTCTTGGCCCTCATCCCTTCTCTTCCTagtaaaagatatattttaacatttaataTTTCCTAAATATATGGAGAATCTTATAATTCATAAATGAAAGATCACAGAGAtatcaaaaagaaatattaaataaatttttaatggaTCGTCCaacttaaaaaatcacacatgaatatTTTCGACGCAATTCTAACTCATTTCATTCGATTGTATCGTGTTTGAATTATATCTaccaataatttttgttttacgaAAGTACATGTTATTGGTTATAGACTATGTCAATTTTGGAACATGCCCAACAATATTGACACGACGCCAAActatttttattgattcttaAAGTATGGTCCAATGATTATGTACGTAAAATAAACTCAgcatatttgttttacatatttatttttcattatattaGTAGAAGAAAGTAAGTCTGGATAAAATATTTGGATCCAAAAAACCGATCggaacttgatttgaaagtagtactaaacacaaactaaaaACGGTTAAGCACTCAAATggatctaaaaatttaatatccGGATAACCAGACCCGGATCCGATCcacaatgaaatattttggatgccgaaaatatctaaaatataattttatacttaaatatattaattattttaaattttatatctattagatattcaataatatgaaaatatctaaactAACAAAACATGTTCAAAatactgaaaatatatattttctccatctaaatatttaaactgaactattttttaatgtaaatttaagtatttagtcttctattattcattttttttttcattattcaaATTctcatgttttatattatttttatttttggattttgaggattaaatatatttagatttttgttgaaaaaattattacataattaaaatgtatacatgaactcgaacccgaaccgaacctgcaatgatttgaaccaaatccaaaccaaattaaaaccaaaatttgtaaatatccaAATCATACTTAAATTTCTAACTCTAAAAATCTGAAATCCGAATAAATTAACTGAATCCGAACGAATATATGAATGTCTATCCCTTGAAAAGCTATAAGATAAATAGCTTATtacaacataaaataaatattttaattaattatttcactccatattaaaacaaaaatatgaaaactttaGTGCCCTTctgacaaaaaatgaaaatacttaCTGCGCATATTAGATAATCTTCATCGATCAGAGAAGCCGAACATACACTGCTCCTGAATTTTTCCAAATAAATGAGGATTCCTTTGTTCCATCTTTCCCATGCGTCTGTCTGTTCAATGCTCTTGCCCATGGTatttaaatatcatatttttattttaaaaaaaaacagaaaacaaaatagACACCCAATGCCTTTATGTGTCTCCTACTTCATgaattattttctaaacaacCCATAAAACTCAACCTCTCCCATGTGCCCTCACATGCTTTCCAATGAATTACCagtcaattaatttattttctttcaagTTCCATTGAGCGTTGTTTACAACAAAAATAAGACGCCCACTTTTGATATCACGTTCACTATGGATCTCCGCAAAAGTAGAGCAACAACAACCACCGTTACTCTCTCATGTCTTCTCCTCGTTTCTTCATTCTACACTCTCTCCACCGCAAAATCAGCCACAAATCCACCCTCGTACCAACTCTTTCTATTTGTAGGATTCGTTCTAGCCGCAGCTTTGTCGCTTCTGATACTTGTCACTGCTGCACGAGCCACCATGGTCGCGTGGATAACAGTGATCGTCTTGCTGGCCTTCTCGGGTACACGCCGCCGTGTTCTGGCGAAGCAGGGAAAGATGATAACGACGGACGTGGCTATGTGCTTGGTCAGGGTTCTGATTAGTGAGGCAGATCCTCGTGGTTAGTCTGATGGGGTTGGTACGATGTTAAAGAGTATTTACTATATACATATTATCCTTGTATATAACTTCAAATTATTCGTTTTGCGAATGATTTtcggttttgtttttattataatcaaatGTAAGTTTCTAgtatctatatatatgtgtgtgtggaattttttaaatgttcatTAAATGCTTGTTAAGTTATGAGACAAATTTTTGGTCAAcagttacaaaataataaaaccgTTCAACGAAGAATATAATTgggaaatttgttttttttggagaaaaaaatgataattatgtTCTATTaggctaattttttttttgtatcattttttcttctaatacCTTTTAGTATTTtccaacataaattaaataaatagttttacaaacaaaatagTAACTActgataaaatacatatatcaacttattggtatttttttgtctagttttaaaaatatttaaatcataatttcatattttgttctaCAAAAAGTAGAAAAGACAACACAGtagaaaaaataatctatttttttcat
The window above is part of the Brassica napus cultivar Da-Ae chromosome C3, Da-Ae, whole genome shotgun sequence genome. Proteins encoded here:
- the LOC106386458 gene encoding uncharacterized protein LOC106386458 — protein: MDLRKSRATTTTVTLSCLLLVSSFYTLSTAKSATNPPSYQLFLFVGFVLAAALSLLILVTAARATMVAWITVIVLLAFSGTRRRVLAKQGKMITTDVAMCLVRVLISEADPRG